A DNA window from Drosophila virilis strain 15010-1051.87 chromosome 4, Dvir_AGI_RSII-ME, whole genome shotgun sequence contains the following coding sequences:
- the LOC26530403 gene encoding fibrinogen-like protein 1, translating into MNFTTCLVKFNIKCIIFLIFALVQMCYGSDKAESLSCAAIQELDRQCETHCYRVVKPLLQRASDAYLKEQEFSKLQTQVHEKEIIIKNMEKEQAILQAKFKAQNVLLLSHKDNLASKDALIEHLNADLKELLQTKIQQAAQITDCKSATTIRIKELEGKLTKCSFESRVSSCLANKTEVQETKVYDIKTFPAPCDSDLAGPGWTVIQRRKDGSVNFNRSWNDYRLGFGDPQGEFFLGLEKLHLLTNAQPHELFIYLKTFKNEIINARYDHILIGDESESFQMKSLGKYTGTAGNSLSDHNGMKFSTIDRDNDISEFNCASEWSSGWWFRKCLVCNLNGLYGDTYNNSEIKWHDSKVKKKAIFVQMMIRPKTT; encoded by the exons ATGAATTTTACGACATGTTTAGTAAAATTCAACATAAAatgcattatttttttaatatttgcacTAGTCCAAATGTGTTATGGCAGCGATAAAGCTGAAAGCTTG AGCTGCGCTGCAATTCAGGAGTTGGACAGGCAGTGTGAGACGCATTGTTACCGCGTAGTAAAGCCGCTCCTACAACGCGCATCAGACGCTTATTTGAAAGAACAAGAATTTTCAAAATTACAGACACAAGTTCATGAGAAAGAGATCATAATCAAGAACATGGAAAAGGAGCAAGCCATTCTACAAGCTAAATTCAAAGCTCAAAATGTCTTATTACTTTCACACAAAGATAATTTAGCATCTAAAGATGCCCTGATCGAACATCTGAATGCTGATTTGAAAGAATTACTACAAACTAAAATCCAACAAGCTGCACAAATTACAGACTGTAAATCGGCAACTACTATAAGGATTAAAGAACTGGAAGGGAAGCTTACAAAATGTAGCTTTGAGTCTAGAGTTTCCAGTTGTTTGGCCAATAAAACCGAAGTGCAAGAGACTAAGGTTTACGATATTAAAACCTTTCCAGCGCCTTGCGATTCCGACTTGGCAGGACCTGGTTGGACCGTTATCCAGAGACGTAAGGATGGCAGCGTAAACTTTAATCGGAGCTGGAACGATTATCGTCTAGGATTCGGCGATCCGCAAGGAGAATTCTTTCTGGGACTCGAAAAGCTGCACCTGCTTACAAATGCCCAACCGCACGAGCTCTTTATATATCTGAAGACctttaaaaacgaaataattaACGCTCGCTATGATCATATTCTTATAGGCGATGAAAGTGAATCGTTTCAAATGAAGTCCCTGGGAAAATATACTGGGACTGCTGGCAATTCCCTGTCAGATCATAATGGCATGAAGTTCAGTACAATTGATCGCGATAATGATATCTCGGAGTTTAATTGTGCTTCTGAGTGGTCGTCCGGTTGGTGGTTTCGCAAATGTCTCGTCTG TAATCTGAATGGTTTGTATGGAGATACCTATAATAATTCTGAAATCAAATGGCATGACTCTAAAGTTAAGAAAAAAGCAATTTTTGTACAAATGATGATTCGACCAAAAACCACATAA